A genome region from Heliangelus exortis chromosome 12, bHelExo1.hap1, whole genome shotgun sequence includes the following:
- the GPX1 gene encoding glutathione peroxidase 1, protein MAASVAEGLWAMSARPLGAAEPLSLGSLRGKVLLVVNVASLUGTTTRDFLQLNELQKRFGPRGLQVLGFPCNQFGHQENATNEEILLSLEHVRPGNGYKPNFIMFEKCEVNGKDAHPLFTFLKEALPFPHDDRSSLMTNPQYIIWSPVCRNDISWNFEKFLIGPDGVPFKRYSRHFETIKIQDDIELLLQKVSKNVPE, encoded by the exons ATGGCGGCGTCGGTAGCTGAGGGTCTGTGGGCGATGTCGGCGCGGCCGCTGGGAGCGGCGGAGCCGCTGTCGCTGGGCTCGCTGCGGGggaaggtgctgctggtggtCAACGTGGCGTCTCTCTGAGGCACCACGACCCGCGACTTTCTGCAGCTCAACGAGCTGCAGAAGCGGTTCGGCCCCCGCGGGCTGCAAGTCCTCGGCTTCCCCTGCAACCAATTCGGGCACCAG GAAAATGCTACGAACGAGGAGATCTTGCTTTCGCTGGAGCACGTTCGTCCTGGCAACGGGTACAAGCCCAATTTCATCATGTTCGAGAAGTGCGAGGTGAACGGGAAGGACGCTCACCCCCTCTTTACCTTCCTGAAAGAGGCGCTGCCCTTCCCGCACGACGACCGCTCCTCGCTGATGACCAACCCGCAGTACATCATCTGGTCCCCCGTCTGCCGCAACGACATCTCCTGGAACTTCGAGAAGTTCCTCATCGGCCCTGACGGCGTGCCCTTCAAACGCTACAGCCGGCACTTTGAAACCATCAAGATCCAGGATGATATTGAGTTGCTTCTGCAGAAGGTTTCCAAGAATGTTCCCGAATAA